One Synechococcus sp. CC9605 genomic window carries:
- a CDS encoding succinate dehydrogenase cytochrome b subunit: MQEPTLVRIGSALSGLMLVLFLVVHLAGLLPALIAPVHFEQYATALHHQPWLPVLEAGLAATAAMHLSFTVAKTLRNRGAGNTAALLSRRGRPLDALASRSKVAAGVITLGFLLLHLQQLRWPRPSDGLEREVLQQVLQQPINLMVYTAVSLAIGLHLLHGAEAGHRNLGLLTPANGPSIRWGGRLLASGIGGGFLLISLGLALGGLA; encoded by the coding sequence ATGCAGGAACCGACGTTGGTGCGCATTGGATCGGCTCTGAGCGGGTTGATGCTGGTGCTGTTTCTGGTGGTTCATCTGGCCGGTTTGTTGCCCGCGCTGATCGCTCCGGTGCATTTCGAGCAGTACGCCACGGCCCTGCATCACCAGCCATGGCTGCCGGTGTTGGAGGCCGGCCTGGCCGCCACCGCAGCCATGCATCTGAGCTTCACCGTCGCCAAAACGCTTCGGAATCGGGGGGCTGGAAACACGGCGGCGCTGCTCAGCCGTCGCGGTCGTCCATTGGACGCTCTGGCCAGCCGCAGCAAGGTGGCTGCCGGCGTGATCACCTTGGGATTTCTGCTCTTGCACCTGCAGCAACTGCGCTGGCCACGGCCGAGCGACGGGCTGGAACGGGAGGTGCTGCAGCAGGTGCTGCAGCAACCGATCAACCTTATGGTTTATACCGCCGTTAGTCTAGCCATCGGCCTGCATCTGCTCCACGGCGCGGAAGCAGGACACCGCAACCTGGGTCTGCTCACCCCGGCCAACGGCCCCAGCATCCGCTGGGGAGGTCGCCTCTTGGCGTCGGGAATCGGCGGAGGTTTTCTACTGATCAGCCTGGGACTGGCCCTCGGAGGCTTGGCATGA
- the rimP gene encoding ribosome maturation factor RimP has protein sequence MPHPLLPDLETLATKVAASKGFALCGIQLLTHMSPMTLEVQIRHSSGADVSLDDCAGFSGVLGDALEASTLLTDAYVLEISSPGIGDQLSSDRDFETFRGFPVEVHHRDKDDSEQRLEGLLLERDADTLQINIRGRIKRIARDCVIGVRLTSPGS, from the coding sequence TTGCCTCATCCTCTGCTTCCGGATCTCGAAACGCTGGCCACCAAGGTGGCCGCCAGCAAAGGTTTTGCCCTTTGCGGCATTCAACTGCTCACCCACATGAGCCCGATGACCCTGGAAGTGCAGATCCGCCACAGCAGTGGAGCGGATGTGAGCCTCGACGACTGCGCGGGTTTCAGCGGCGTGCTGGGGGATGCCCTTGAGGCCTCCACCCTGCTCACTGACGCGTATGTTCTGGAGATCAGCAGTCCCGGTATCGGCGACCAGCTGTCCAGCGATCGCGACTTTGAGACCTTCCGCGGGTTCCCCGTGGAGGTTCATCACCGCGACAAGGACGACAGCGAGCAACGTCTGGAGGGCCTCTTGCTCGAACGCGACGCCGACACGCTGCAGATCAACATTCGCGGGCGAATCAAACGAATTGCCCGGGATTGCGTGATTGGTGTCCGCCTCACGAGTCCAGGCAGCTGA
- a CDS encoding DUF3493 domain-containing protein, which produces MSDNQRSKSSLDPALRERLLKESQTPWRGLRRLVWFALFASAGLGLFTMAFRASAGDTVDLADFGIQGGALLLFSALLWFDRNRGGSGDG; this is translated from the coding sequence TTGTCCGATAATCAGCGCTCCAAATCCAGCCTGGATCCTGCTTTGAGGGAGCGGTTGCTCAAAGAGTCACAGACCCCCTGGCGTGGGCTCAGACGGCTCGTCTGGTTCGCTCTCTTCGCTTCCGCTGGCCTTGGCCTGTTCACGATGGCCTTCCGTGCTTCCGCCGGCGACACTGTCGATCTGGCTGATTTCGGTATCCAGGGCGGTGCTCTCCTGCTCTTCTCCGCTCTGCTCTGGTTCGACCGGAACAGAGGTGGCAGCGGCGACGGTTGA
- the infB gene encoding translation initiation factor IF-2 yields the protein MTSSGKVRIYELSKDLGLENKDVLDAAEKLSIAAKSHSSSISDAEAGKIRSLLGKGGNGAKPAAAAPAKPAPGKAILSVKKAAPATPSKPTPAVSKPVAKPVAAKPVVTKPAAAVKPQAAPKPPAAATPKPVISKPAPALVKAAAAPARPTAAKPVPRPAAAKPQVVSKPAAGKPKLVSKPKATAKPTAPTPRPTPARPTPRPAGAGSPARPTPGQGQPKPQIIRSGAPSRPGAPTRAGAPAKPGAPSRPTPRPELVGKPVPRRPAGTGVPQRQGGPSRPGAPTRQGRPGMPPRSGNTLELVGKPIRRDGSTTGSGRPGAPTRPGAPGRPGMPAGMRKPVAPGELMQLQKPVGRPAAPAPRRPDAPTKAGAGAGTATPPVARPNSPSAPRRPSFRPGGPGGQRRPGRPDWDDSARLDALRSRSPQKQRQKVHIIGENDDSLAAQTGGFAGEQENMVLSASLARPAKPKSQQRTAPKPVAAMRKRKKETARQRQRRRAMELRAAREAKQVRPEMIVVPEDNLTVQELADMLSVESSEIIKSLFFKGIIATVTQTLDMPTIEAVADEFGVPVLQDDVEEAAKKTVEMIEEADKAHLIRRPPVVTVMGHVDHGKTSLLDAIRQARVAAGEAGGITQHIGAYQVEIEHNNEQRKLTFLDTPGHEAFTAMRARGTKVTDVAVLVVAADDGVRPQTLEAISHARAAEVPIVVAINKIDKEGSSPERVKQELSEQNLLAEDWGGDVVMVPVSAIKGENIDKLLEMLLLVTEVEDLQANPDRLARGTVIEAHLDKAKGPVATLLVQNGTLKTGDVLAAGPVLGKVRAMVDDNRQRLKQAGPSFAVEALGFSEVPTAGDEFEVYPDEKSARAVVGDRASDARATRLAQQMASRRVSLTAMSGQANDGELKELNLILKADVQGSVEAILGSLEQLPKDEVQVRVLLSAPGEITETDVDLAAASGAVIVGFNTSMASGAKKAADATGVDVRDYDVIYKLLEDIQMAMEGLLEPELVEEALGEAEVRAVFTIGKSAVAGCYVTTGKLHRNCRVRVHRGKQVVYEGDLDSLRRNKDDVKEVATGFECGVGTDRFANWEEGDRIEAFKMVTQRRKLTT from the coding sequence ATGACCAGCAGCGGCAAAGTCAGAATTTACGAGCTGTCCAAGGACCTCGGCCTTGAGAACAAGGACGTGCTGGATGCGGCTGAAAAGCTGTCGATCGCTGCGAAGAGCCACAGCAGCTCGATCAGTGACGCTGAAGCCGGAAAGATCCGTTCGCTGCTTGGCAAGGGCGGGAATGGTGCGAAACCCGCTGCCGCGGCCCCCGCCAAGCCCGCACCGGGCAAGGCCATCCTCTCGGTGAAGAAAGCGGCCCCCGCCACCCCGAGCAAGCCCACCCCGGCGGTGAGCAAGCCGGTTGCCAAGCCTGTGGCCGCTAAGCCCGTGGTCACCAAACCCGCGGCGGCGGTCAAACCACAGGCGGCCCCAAAGCCTCCCGCAGCAGCCACGCCCAAACCGGTGATCAGCAAGCCCGCACCGGCCCTAGTGAAAGCGGCGGCAGCACCGGCGCGACCAACGGCGGCAAAGCCCGTGCCTCGGCCTGCCGCGGCCAAGCCTCAGGTCGTCAGCAAGCCTGCTGCAGGCAAACCGAAACTCGTAAGCAAGCCCAAAGCTACTGCCAAACCCACGGCACCCACGCCACGGCCCACACCGGCTCGCCCGACGCCTCGCCCTGCAGGGGCTGGAAGTCCAGCACGGCCCACCCCCGGCCAGGGTCAGCCCAAGCCACAGATCATCCGTTCTGGGGCCCCGTCTCGGCCCGGTGCTCCAACCCGTGCCGGCGCTCCCGCGAAACCCGGCGCACCCTCACGCCCCACTCCCCGGCCTGAACTGGTCGGTAAACCCGTCCCCCGCCGTCCTGCGGGCACCGGCGTGCCTCAACGCCAGGGGGGGCCAAGCCGTCCGGGAGCACCCACCCGACAGGGTCGCCCTGGGATGCCTCCCCGCAGCGGCAACACCCTGGAACTGGTCGGCAAGCCGATTCGTCGCGACGGCAGCACCACCGGTAGCGGTCGTCCGGGAGCACCCACCCGTCCAGGAGCACCTGGACGCCCCGGAATGCCCGCTGGAATGCGCAAACCGGTGGCTCCCGGTGAGCTCATGCAGCTGCAGAAGCCTGTTGGCAGGCCAGCAGCACCGGCACCCCGTCGTCCCGATGCACCCACCAAAGCCGGTGCAGGTGCAGGAACGGCCACCCCGCCCGTGGCGCGTCCGAACTCCCCCTCGGCACCGCGTCGACCCAGCTTCCGTCCGGGTGGCCCAGGTGGCCAACGGCGGCCTGGTCGGCCCGACTGGGATGACAGCGCCCGGCTCGATGCTCTGCGCAGCCGCTCGCCGCAGAAACAGCGCCAGAAGGTGCACATCATCGGTGAGAACGACGACTCCCTGGCGGCACAGACCGGCGGTTTCGCCGGCGAGCAGGAGAACATGGTTCTCTCGGCGAGCCTTGCGCGTCCCGCCAAGCCCAAGTCGCAACAGCGCACGGCACCCAAGCCGGTGGCGGCAATGCGGAAGCGCAAGAAGGAAACCGCCCGTCAGCGTCAGCGCCGGCGTGCCATGGAGTTGCGAGCAGCTCGGGAAGCCAAGCAGGTGCGGCCCGAAATGATCGTGGTGCCGGAGGACAACCTCACGGTGCAGGAACTGGCAGACATGCTGAGCGTCGAAAGCTCGGAAATCATCAAATCCCTTTTCTTCAAAGGGATCATCGCCACGGTCACCCAGACCCTAGACATGCCAACAATCGAAGCCGTCGCCGACGAATTTGGTGTGCCGGTGCTGCAGGACGACGTGGAGGAGGCGGCCAAGAAGACCGTCGAAATGATCGAAGAGGCCGACAAGGCTCACCTGATCCGGCGTCCGCCCGTGGTCACCGTCATGGGCCACGTCGACCACGGCAAAACCAGCCTTCTGGATGCCATCCGTCAGGCCCGCGTCGCTGCGGGTGAGGCCGGAGGCATCACGCAGCACATCGGTGCGTATCAGGTTGAGATCGAGCACAACAACGAACAGCGCAAGCTCACCTTCCTGGACACTCCGGGCCACGAAGCGTTCACGGCCATGCGAGCCCGCGGCACCAAGGTGACCGACGTGGCTGTGCTGGTGGTGGCCGCCGATGACGGCGTCAGGCCGCAGACCCTGGAGGCCATCAGCCACGCCCGGGCCGCCGAAGTGCCGATCGTGGTGGCGATCAACAAGATCGATAAGGAAGGTTCATCGCCCGAACGGGTGAAACAGGAGCTGTCAGAGCAAAACCTGCTGGCGGAAGACTGGGGCGGCGATGTGGTGATGGTGCCGGTGAGCGCCATCAAGGGCGAAAACATCGACAAGCTGCTGGAGATGCTGCTGCTGGTCACCGAAGTGGAAGACCTGCAGGCCAACCCGGATCGTCTGGCCCGCGGCACTGTGATCGAAGCTCACCTCGACAAGGCCAAAGGCCCTGTCGCCACACTGCTGGTGCAAAACGGCACCCTCAAGACCGGCGACGTTCTGGCCGCTGGTCCGGTGCTGGGCAAGGTGCGCGCCATGGTGGACGACAACCGCCAACGGCTCAAGCAAGCTGGTCCTTCCTTTGCGGTGGAGGCCCTGGGCTTCAGCGAGGTGCCCACCGCCGGTGATGAGTTCGAGGTGTACCCCGACGAGAAATCGGCCCGTGCGGTTGTGGGCGATCGCGCCTCCGATGCCCGTGCCACCCGACTGGCTCAGCAGATGGCGTCACGACGCGTCTCGCTCACAGCCATGTCCGGCCAGGCCAATGACGGCGAACTCAAGGAACTCAACCTGATTCTCAAAGCCGACGTTCAGGGCTCTGTGGAAGCCATCCTCGGATCGCTCGAGCAGCTGCCCAAGGATGAGGTGCAGGTGAGGGTGCTGCTCTCGGCCCCTGGCGAGATCACCGAAACCGACGTCGACCTGGCAGCTGCCTCGGGCGCGGTGATCGTGGGCTTCAACACCTCCATGGCCTCCGGCGCCAAGAAAGCTGCGGATGCCACCGGCGTTGACGTTCGCGACTACGACGTGATCTACAAGCTTCTGGAAGACATCCAGATGGCGATGGAAGGTCTGCTGGAGCCGGAACTGGTGGAGGAAGCCCTGGGCGAAGCCGAGGTGCGCGCCGTTTTCACCATCGGCAAGAGCGCCGTGGCCGGCTGTTATGTCACCACCGGCAAGCTGCATCGCAACTGCCGGGTGCGGGTGCACCGCGGCAAACAGGTGGTTTACGAGGGCGACCTCGACTCCCTGCGTCGCAACAAGGATGACGTCAAGGAAGTGGCCACTGGCTTCGAATGTGGTGTCGGCACCGATCGGTTCGCCAACTGGGAAGAGGGGGATCGCATTGAGGCCTTCAAGATGGTCACCCAACGCCGCAAACTCACCACCTGA
- a CDS encoding TMEM175 family protein produces the protein MGLIDGVYAVAMTLIAIELPELASEVIDTIEKQVEITTISGILIYELIVYTATFFILYELWSFHKSILKLSGIRHIRQNLVNGLILALTCLGAGNILLILNSKTNLASEEINAGVSQATILKDWITHGTASSICMLLMIASMFGLMSLLARSKANLEAISNLKALERSTRVKAFLFLLLPLNWLPMLFGAQTPLAPVGLMILAYIALSNINGAKLRRRLSETFKGSS, from the coding sequence ATGGGATTGATTGATGGCGTTTACGCCGTCGCAATGACTCTGATCGCGATTGAGTTGCCAGAGCTCGCATCCGAAGTCATCGACACCATCGAGAAACAAGTTGAGATCACAACAATCAGCGGGATCCTTATCTACGAGCTAATCGTCTATACCGCCACTTTTTTTATTCTCTATGAGTTGTGGTCGTTCCATAAGTCCATCCTCAAACTCTCCGGGATCAGACACATCCGACAGAACCTTGTTAACGGCCTGATTCTGGCCTTAACCTGCCTGGGCGCAGGAAACATTCTTTTAATCCTCAACTCCAAAACAAATCTCGCCTCCGAGGAAATCAACGCCGGCGTGAGTCAGGCCACGATTCTCAAGGACTGGATCACCCATGGGACAGCGTCAAGCATTTGCATGCTGTTGATGATTGCCAGCATGTTTGGCTTGATGTCTCTGCTTGCCAGAAGCAAAGCAAACCTCGAAGCGATCTCCAACCTGAAGGCATTGGAGCGCAGTACGAGGGTCAAAGCATTCTTATTCCTTCTGTTGCCCCTCAACTGGCTTCCCATGTTGTTTGGCGCTCAAACTCCCCTCGCTCCCGTTGGCCTCATGATTCTGGCTTACATCGCATTGAGCAACATCAACGGAGCCAAGCTCAGACGCCGCCTCAGCGAAACCTTCAAGGGCTCTTCTTAG
- the nusA gene encoding transcription termination factor NusA yields MALVLLPGLSNLIDDISEEKKLPPQVVEAALREALLKGYERYRRTLYLGISEDPFDEEYFSNFDVGLDLEEEGYRVLASKIIVDEVESEDHQIAIAEVMQVADDAQVGDTVVLDVTPEKEDFGRMAAATTKQVLAQKLRDQQRRMIQEEFADLEDPVLTARVIRFERQSVIMAVSSGLGRPEVEAELPRRDQLPNDNYRANATFKVFLKEVSEVPRRGPQLFVSRSNAGLVVYLFENEVPEIQEGSVRIVAVAREANPPSRSVGPRTKVAVDSIEREVDPVGACIGARGSRIQQVVNELRGEKIDVIRWSQDPGQYIANSLSPARVEMVRLVDPVGQHAHVLVPPDQLSLAIGREGQNVRLAARLTGWKIDIKNSTEYDQEAEDAVVAELISQREEEEALQQQAEERLAAEQAARAEEDARLRELYPLPEDEEEYGEEQPEQEFSEEEPAEVEAGTESETEATDAAVEADADADPDQEQVR; encoded by the coding sequence ATGGCTCTCGTCCTGCTTCCCGGTCTCAGCAACCTGATCGACGACATCAGTGAAGAGAAGAAGCTGCCGCCTCAGGTGGTGGAAGCGGCCCTGCGGGAGGCCCTGCTGAAGGGCTATGAGCGCTACAGGCGCACCCTGTATCTCGGCATCAGCGAAGACCCCTTTGATGAGGAGTACTTCAGCAACTTTGACGTTGGCCTCGACCTGGAGGAGGAGGGCTACAGGGTTCTCGCCAGCAAGATCATTGTTGATGAGGTGGAGAGCGAAGACCACCAGATCGCGATCGCCGAGGTGATGCAGGTGGCCGATGACGCCCAGGTGGGCGACACGGTGGTGCTGGATGTCACCCCTGAGAAAGAGGATTTCGGCCGCATGGCCGCCGCCACCACCAAGCAGGTGCTGGCCCAGAAGCTGCGGGATCAGCAGCGCCGCATGATCCAGGAGGAGTTCGCTGATCTGGAGGATCCGGTGCTGACGGCCCGGGTGATCCGCTTCGAACGGCAGTCGGTGATCATGGCGGTCAGCTCAGGCCTGGGCCGTCCGGAAGTGGAGGCGGAGCTGCCCCGGCGCGATCAGCTGCCCAACGACAACTACCGCGCCAATGCCACCTTCAAGGTCTTCCTGAAAGAGGTGAGCGAAGTGCCCCGCCGGGGACCGCAGCTGTTCGTCAGCCGCTCCAATGCTGGGCTGGTGGTGTATCTGTTCGAGAACGAAGTTCCCGAAATCCAGGAAGGATCCGTTCGGATCGTGGCCGTGGCCCGTGAAGCCAATCCCCCCTCCCGTTCCGTGGGCCCCCGCACCAAGGTGGCCGTCGACAGCATTGAACGCGAGGTGGACCCGGTCGGCGCCTGCATCGGCGCCCGCGGCTCCCGCATCCAACAGGTGGTGAACGAACTGCGTGGAGAAAAAATCGACGTGATCCGCTGGTCCCAGGATCCGGGCCAATACATCGCCAATTCCCTCAGCCCCGCTCGGGTGGAAATGGTGCGTCTGGTGGATCCCGTGGGCCAGCACGCCCATGTGCTGGTGCCCCCCGATCAGCTGAGCCTGGCCATCGGCCGCGAGGGCCAGAACGTGCGTTTGGCCGCCCGACTCACCGGCTGGAAGATCGACATCAAGAACTCCACCGAATACGACCAAGAGGCCGAGGATGCCGTGGTGGCGGAGCTGATCTCCCAGCGGGAGGAAGAGGAAGCGCTCCAGCAGCAAGCCGAGGAACGGCTGGCCGCCGAACAGGCCGCTCGGGCGGAAGAGGATGCACGCCTGCGGGAGCTGTATCCGCTGCCCGAAGACGAAGAGGAGTACGGCGAGGAGCAGCCCGAGCAGGAGTTCTCTGAGGAGGAGCCCGCTGAGGTGGAAGCCGGCACCGAGTCCGAGACCGAAGCCACGGATGCAGCGGTTGAAGCCGATGCGGATGCCGATCCCGATCAGGAGCAGGTCCGGTGA
- a CDS encoding YlxR family protein, whose translation MSDRPVLRRCVACRQLLDRRQLWRVIRDHQDGVRLDEGMGRSAYLCREENCLQEATRRKRLQKALRCQVPETVLAVLKQRLNQSVGESAEAD comes from the coding sequence GTGAGTGACCGCCCCGTCCTGCGTCGCTGCGTGGCCTGCCGCCAGCTCTTGGATCGCCGCCAACTCTGGAGGGTGATCCGCGACCATCAGGACGGAGTTCGCCTCGATGAGGGGATGGGCCGTTCGGCCTATCTCTGCCGCGAGGAGAACTGCCTTCAGGAGGCGACCCGTCGCAAACGCCTGCAGAAAGCCCTGCGTTGTCAGGTGCCCGAAACAGTGCTTGCGGTGTTGAAACAGCGGCTTAACCAAAGCGTTGGTGAATCCGCTGAGGCAGACTGA